In Salinigranum marinum, one DNA window encodes the following:
- a CDS encoding polysaccharide biosynthesis C-terminal domain-containing protein yields the protein MNLAKSTVYVFLARAFGSVISMLGLVYFARSLGAEQLGIFFLFQALLELFAIPADLGLQGAVIKRLSEESDPADRSEIVSTAIVLFSLSLILVSLIAFNFRGIINSYLGAKLAVALIIVVILNEFFKLGINVLKGELRVDETAMMSFSKQIIFNCVAIALIFSGSDYRGLVYALAFSTGVISLISIYKWNTPIGSPSLRAARSLFNFSKFSVVAFVDSYLYNWLDIAVIGLLIGQAAVGAYEVAWRVSALVMLFTSAIETTILPQVSSWDASGSMKEIEDLLPVVILISLAFVIPAFFGSIVLGEAIIRLAFGEQFESGFVVLIILMSGKLFEAIDRINKNLLSGIDHPELRALAVIVSIIINISLNFYLVQQIGMEGAAIATVVSFSLSTVIVTYMLSKFMNIRIMYTEIIICVICSVLMSVCVHLLKEFMNTDSVVSILFMVFMGVIIYFLLLVIVPNTREQFFEIVSTYY from the coding sequence ATGAATCTGGCTAAGTCTACCGTCTATGTGTTCCTAGCAAGAGCCTTTGGGTCAGTGATTAGCATGCTTGGGCTAGTATACTTTGCTAGGAGTTTGGGTGCAGAACAACTTGGTATCTTTTTTCTGTTCCAAGCATTGCTTGAGCTCTTCGCAATCCCCGCTGACCTAGGTTTACAAGGTGCAGTTATTAAAAGGTTAAGTGAAGAGTCGGATCCTGCTGATCGTTCTGAGATAGTGTCTACTGCAATCGTTTTATTTAGTCTCAGCCTCATATTGGTTTCTCTCATAGCATTTAATTTCAGAGGAATCATTAATTCATATTTGGGTGCTAAGTTGGCAGTAGCCCTAATAATCGTAGTTATTCTAAACGAATTTTTCAAGCTAGGAATTAATGTTCTTAAGGGAGAGCTTAGAGTGGATGAGACCGCGATGATGAGTTTCTCAAAACAGATTATTTTCAACTGTGTCGCAATAGCATTGATATTTTCAGGCTCTGATTACAGGGGTCTAGTATATGCGCTCGCCTTCAGCACAGGGGTCATTTCACTTATTTCTATTTATAAGTGGAATACGCCAATCGGTTCCCCCTCACTTAGAGCTGCTCGCTCACTTTTTAATTTTTCTAAATTTAGCGTAGTCGCTTTTGTAGATTCTTATTTATACAACTGGCTAGATATCGCTGTAATTGGATTGTTAATAGGTCAAGCTGCTGTGGGAGCTTACGAGGTTGCTTGGAGGGTGTCGGCTTTGGTTATGTTGTTTACAAGTGCAATTGAGACGACAATTCTTCCTCAAGTTAGTTCATGGGACGCATCTGGAAGCATGAAAGAAATCGAAGATTTGCTTCCAGTCGTAATTCTAATCTCATTGGCCTTCGTGATACCAGCGTTTTTTGGAAGCATCGTCTTGGGGGAAGCAATAATAAGATTGGCATTCGGTGAACAGTTCGAATCCGGATTTGTAGTATTAATTATATTAATGTCTGGGAAATTATTTGAGGCAATTGATCGAATCAATAAAAATCTACTGTCCGGTATTGACCATCCGGAGCTACGTGCCCTCGCAGTTATTGTTAGTATCATTATTAATATATCGCTGAATTTTTACCTAGTACAACAAATAGGGATGGAAGGCGCTGCTATAGCGACAGTCGTATCATTTTCATTGAGTACTGTGATTGTAACATATATGCTGTCGAAATTCATGAATATTAGGATTATGTACACCGAAATAATTATATGTGTGATATGTTCGGTCCTGATGAGCGTTTGTGTCCACCTACTTAAAGAGTTTATGAATACTGATTCGGTAGTATCTATTCTTTTCATGGTATTTATGGGCGTAATAATTTACTTTTTATTACTGGTGATAGTCCCAAATACAAGAGAACAGTTCTTTGAGATTGTATCAACATATTACTGA
- a CDS encoding glycosyltransferase family 4 protein translates to MRILKVIISTPENMEGAVRAGMNLANHLDREVTVDVVKMSGDSDEKLVNEVGMNFGMYNISSIKFMPDFLDVLNIDTQTNFENSLIFTYLDPPSPLHDYDVVHIHNSIPIFALVICVIQCRLKGVPYVFTTHEISKIYEWPEYLNMGAAGEFLFKQVYLRLYESVIRGAEHIISLSNSDKETLRKKFPNQDVSVIPNGVSFEKCDNEVDVESVTGRPILLFVGKIIESKGVLELINAVDGIKHDFSLFIVGPESDPSLVAEIENNCDDRIRFEGYVSKNRLRQLYQFSDIFVFPTKSDVFPLVTLEAMAAGTPVISTSVGGIPEQITPETGILINPGNTSELTNAINKLLIEEEMRLEMGKNARDRATNEYSWRSVANDTINVYRTVID, encoded by the coding sequence ATGAGAATACTCAAAGTAATAATTTCCACTCCGGAGAACATGGAGGGAGCCGTTAGGGCCGGAATGAACTTAGCGAATCATTTGGATAGAGAGGTAACTGTTGATGTCGTTAAGATGTCCGGTGATTCGGATGAAAAGCTAGTTAATGAAGTGGGAATGAATTTTGGTATGTACAATATATCTTCAATAAAATTTATGCCTGATTTTCTTGACGTATTGAACATAGACACACAAACTAATTTCGAGAATAGTTTAATATTCACCTATCTGGACCCACCAAGTCCATTACATGACTACGATGTCGTTCATATTCATAACTCAATACCCATATTTGCACTCGTTATATGCGTTATCCAATGTCGTCTCAAAGGAGTACCATACGTATTTACTACACATGAGATTAGTAAAATATACGAGTGGCCTGAGTATCTTAATATGGGTGCTGCTGGAGAATTTTTGTTCAAGCAAGTCTATTTGAGACTATACGAGAGCGTGATTCGTGGAGCAGAACATATCATTTCACTGTCCAATAGTGACAAAGAAACCCTTAGGAAAAAGTTCCCTAATCAAGACGTATCTGTTATTCCTAATGGCGTGTCATTCGAAAAATGTGACAACGAAGTAGATGTGGAAAGCGTGACTGGTCGGCCAATACTCCTCTTTGTTGGAAAGATTATCGAAAGCAAAGGGGTTCTCGAACTGATTAATGCTGTTGACGGAATTAAACATGATTTCTCTCTATTCATTGTTGGACCGGAGTCGGATCCTTCACTGGTTGCGGAGATTGAGAACAACTGTGATGATCGTATTCGATTCGAGGGGTACGTGTCTAAGAACAGGCTCCGCCAACTATACCAATTCTCGGATATATTTGTTTTTCCAACTAAATCGGACGTTTTTCCCCTGGTGACGCTGGAAGCGATGGCTGCGGGCACGCCGGTTATCTCCACCTCTGTCGGTGGAATACCAGAGCAGATCACCCCGGAAACTGGTATTCTGATAAATCCCGGTAACACCTCTGAGCTTACAAATGCAATAAACAAACTCTTGATTGAGGAGGAAATGAGACTAGAAATGGGGAAAAACGCGCGTGATAGGGCTACTAATGAATATTCATGGCGTAGTGTTGCAAACGATACAATAAATGTCTACCGCACGGTCATCGATTAA
- a CDS encoding glycosyltransferase family 2 protein has protein sequence MISVVIPTKNAGKDFEETLKSIRNQDVSELEIIIIDSGSDDGTVELANEYANSVITISPNEFHHGKTRNRAANQSKGDVIVFTVQDALPTDNRWLTKLVNPIKNGVADVCYGNQIANIDSKPPDRFFYQYFYPEIPITITEKNTTNKPEFYIDNIFISDVNSAIARDVWNEFQFQDSVQMSEDKDFAYRVASAGYTIRYCPEAKVYHSHDYSLLELFTRRYKDGKAFAKFAPGESGGFVSEGIEYVVDEYSFLIHSGSIKWIPYCILYDLTYFVSFILGEKHGIIGEWISYLRCDS, from the coding sequence ATGATTAGCGTCGTGATTCCTACAAAAAACGCCGGGAAAGATTTTGAGGAGACTCTTAAATCGATAAGGAATCAGGATGTTTCTGAACTGGAGATCATTATCATTGACTCTGGTTCCGATGATGGCACGGTTGAACTTGCAAATGAATATGCAAATTCGGTAATAACTATTTCGCCGAATGAATTTCACCATGGAAAAACCCGGAATCGAGCAGCGAATCAGTCAAAAGGTGATGTAATTGTCTTTACTGTTCAGGACGCTCTCCCAACAGACAATCGGTGGCTAACTAAACTTGTAAACCCCATAAAAAACGGTGTAGCGGATGTATGTTATGGGAATCAAATAGCCAATATCGATTCGAAACCCCCGGATAGATTTTTTTACCAGTACTTTTATCCAGAAATTCCTATTACAATCACCGAGAAAAATACTACAAACAAGCCCGAATTCTACATCGACAATATATTCATTTCCGATGTGAACTCAGCAATCGCCCGGGATGTTTGGAATGAATTTCAATTTCAGGATTCTGTTCAAATGTCCGAGGATAAGGACTTCGCGTATCGAGTTGCTTCCGCAGGTTATACCATCAGGTATTGTCCAGAAGCGAAGGTATACCACTCTCATGATTATTCTCTACTGGAATTATTTACTAGACGGTACAAAGATGGAAAAGCGTTTGCAAAATTCGCACCTGGTGAATCAGGAGGGTTTGTTTCAGAAGGCATTGAGTATGTGGTGGATGAGTACTCATTCTTAATTCACTCTGGTAGTATCAAATGGATACCATACTGTATATTATATGACCTGACTTATTTTGTTTCCTTTATTTTAGGAGAAAAACATGGAATCATTGGCGAATGGATCTCCTACCTAAGATGCGATTCGTAA
- a CDS encoding glucose-1-phosphate thymidylyltransferase codes for MKGVLLSGGTGSRLRPITHTGPKQLVPVANKPVLEYAIEDFKQAGITEIGVILGHKGRKEIQKLLDDGSNYGVDITYIVQGNSLGLAHAAGCAKDFVGDDDFVMYLGDNILKEGITNLVESFESGDYDAGIALQEVDNPQRFGIADLDDDGNVTRLIEKPDDPPTNFALIGMYVFSPKVFDAIETLEPSWRGELEITDAIQRLLDDGNAIDSHVVDGWWKDTGKPEDILHANHLVLEGLGHTVEGTIADCAEVSGRIELPASSTIESGAVVRGPVSIAENTTIESGTYIGPYTSIGANCVIANTHLENSVIIGDSEITTSGKIVDSLIGRAAQIGSAADLLPEGRRLVVGENSNLKL; via the coding sequence ATGAAAGGCGTCCTTCTTTCAGGGGGCACTGGTTCTCGCCTCCGACCCATTACCCACACGGGCCCGAAGCAACTCGTCCCGGTGGCAAACAAACCAGTTCTCGAATACGCTATAGAGGACTTCAAACAAGCAGGTATCACCGAAATCGGTGTCATTCTCGGCCATAAGGGTCGAAAAGAGATCCAAAAACTTCTTGATGACGGCTCCAATTACGGCGTCGATATCACTTACATCGTCCAAGGGAACTCGCTCGGTCTCGCACATGCCGCCGGGTGCGCGAAGGACTTCGTCGGTGACGATGACTTCGTGATGTACCTCGGCGACAACATCCTCAAGGAGGGCATCACGAATCTCGTCGAGAGCTTCGAGAGTGGAGACTACGACGCCGGTATCGCCCTTCAGGAGGTCGACAATCCACAGCGGTTCGGCATTGCAGACCTCGACGATGACGGTAACGTCACTCGCCTCATCGAGAAGCCAGATGACCCACCCACTAACTTCGCGCTCATCGGGATGTACGTCTTCTCGCCGAAGGTGTTCGATGCCATCGAGACGCTCGAACCGTCTTGGCGGGGAGAGCTCGAAATCACCGACGCGATTCAGCGACTTCTCGACGACGGGAACGCGATCGACTCCCACGTCGTCGATGGCTGGTGGAAGGACACCGGAAAGCCGGAGGACATCCTCCACGCGAACCACCTCGTCCTCGAGGGACTCGGACACACGGTCGAAGGGACGATCGCGGATTGTGCGGAAGTCTCTGGTCGTATCGAACTGCCCGCCTCGTCAACAATCGAATCTGGCGCGGTCGTCCGTGGACCGGTCTCCATCGCCGAGAACACGACCATCGAATCCGGCACCTATATCGGTCCGTACACGTCGATCGGCGCGAACTGCGTTATCGCGAATACCCACCTCGAGAACTCGGTCATCATCGGCGACTCCGAGATTACCACTTCAGGGAAAATCGTCGACAGCCTCATCGGGCGCGCTGCACAGATCGGGAGCGCCGCTGACCTCCTCCCCGAGGGTCGCCGCCTCGTCGTCGGCGAGAACTCGAACCTCAAACTCTAA
- a CDS encoding SDR family oxidoreductase, whose translation MRVLVLGAAGLLGSNVVSIAEDRGHDVVGTYHSTAPSFDLPLYELDVRENERFRELLIEHELDVVVNCAALTDVDSCESDSRLAYEVNGEAPGELAAACEGNDIVFVHASTDYVFDGTNADPYTETDEPRPVQEYGASKLDGERTVQSYHSNPLIVRLSFVYGVHRSTDELTGFPAWVRGQLEGGEETPLFVDQHITPSRAGSTAEVLVKAAEQEVSGLFHVASRSCVTPYEFGRRICEAMGASTSLLDEGSQAGLDRPATRPEYTCLDVSKVEDRLGRAQPTLDEDLAAISDAL comes from the coding sequence ATGCGCGTGCTCGTCCTTGGGGCGGCTGGGTTGCTCGGAAGTAACGTCGTGTCCATTGCCGAAGACCGGGGTCACGATGTCGTCGGGACGTACCACTCGACGGCTCCGTCGTTCGATCTCCCGCTATACGAGTTGGATGTCCGTGAGAACGAGCGGTTTCGTGAGTTGCTCATCGAACACGAGCTGGACGTCGTCGTGAACTGCGCCGCGCTGACCGACGTCGACAGCTGTGAGTCCGATTCGAGGCTCGCGTACGAGGTGAACGGTGAGGCACCGGGGGAGCTCGCCGCAGCCTGTGAGGGGAACGATATTGTGTTCGTCCATGCGTCGACTGATTACGTGTTCGACGGGACGAACGCCGACCCGTACACCGAGACAGATGAACCACGCCCTGTACAGGAGTACGGCGCGTCGAAGCTCGACGGCGAGCGAACGGTGCAGTCTTATCATTCGAATCCACTTATTGTCAGACTATCGTTTGTGTACGGCGTTCATCGCTCTACTGACGAACTCACCGGATTCCCTGCTTGGGTTCGAGGACAACTGGAGGGTGGCGAAGAGACACCGTTGTTCGTCGACCAGCACATCACACCGAGCAGAGCAGGTTCGACAGCTGAGGTGCTCGTTAAGGCGGCCGAACAGGAGGTCTCCGGGTTGTTTCACGTCGCGAGTCGGTCGTGCGTGACACCGTACGAGTTCGGGAGGAGGATCTGTGAGGCGATGGGTGCATCGACATCGCTATTGGACGAGGGCTCACAGGCCGGCCTCGACCGTCCAGCAACCCGACCAGAGTACACGTGTCTCGACGTCTCAAAGGTCGAAGATCGGTTGGGGCGAGCGCAACCGACGCTCGATGAGGACCTCGCGGCGATTTCGGACGCCCTTTAG
- the rfbB gene encoding dTDP-glucose 4,6-dehydratase — MHVLVTGGAGFIGSNFVHLLLNETDYEVTTLDALTYAGSIENLDGTLDADRHEFVEGDIRDVDLVSDLVSDAEVVVNFAAESHVDRSIDGAEPFVSTNVQGTQVLLDAALNADVDRFIQISTDEVYGEIAEGTFSEDDRLNPRNPYSATKAGADLLARSYQTTHGLPVTVTRSSNNFGPRQHPEKLIPKFLTNAAQGESLPVYGDGTNVREWIYVEDNCRALLTVVEEGKAGEVYNVGSGIEKQNIEVTKAIIQAVGASEDLIEFVEDRAGHDQRYALDTTKIEALGWEPQWSFEEGLDATVEYYLG; from the coding sequence ATGCACGTACTCGTCACCGGTGGTGCAGGCTTCATCGGCTCGAACTTCGTCCACTTACTCCTTAATGAGACCGACTACGAAGTCACGACCCTCGACGCGTTGACCTACGCGGGGTCAATCGAAAATCTCGACGGAACGCTCGACGCCGACCGACACGAATTCGTCGAGGGTGACATCCGCGACGTCGACCTCGTTTCCGATCTCGTCTCGGACGCTGAGGTTGTGGTCAACTTCGCCGCCGAGTCACACGTCGATCGCTCCATCGACGGTGCCGAACCTTTCGTATCGACGAACGTCCAAGGAACGCAAGTCCTTCTCGACGCGGCGCTCAACGCTGACGTCGACCGATTCATTCAGATCTCGACCGACGAGGTATACGGAGAGATTGCAGAGGGCACTTTTTCGGAGGATGACCGGCTGAACCCGCGGAACCCTTACTCGGCGACAAAGGCTGGTGCCGACTTGCTAGCGCGTAGCTACCAGACGACGCACGGTCTCCCGGTCACCGTGACACGCTCGTCGAACAACTTCGGCCCCCGGCAACATCCCGAGAAGCTCATCCCGAAGTTCCTCACGAACGCGGCCCAGGGCGAATCGCTCCCGGTGTACGGCGACGGGACGAACGTCCGCGAGTGGATCTACGTTGAGGACAACTGCCGTGCGCTTCTCACTGTGGTTGAAGAGGGCAAAGCCGGCGAAGTTTACAACGTGGGCAGCGGCATCGAGAAACAGAACATCGAGGTGACGAAGGCAATTATCCAAGCGGTCGGAGCCTCCGAGGACCTAATCGAGTTCGTCGAAGACCGCGCAGGTCACGACCAGCGCTACGCGCTCGATACGACGAAGATCGAGGCACTCGGCTGGGAGCCCCAGTGGTCGTTCGAGGAAGGACTCGACGCGACGGTCGAATACTACTTGGGGTAA
- a CDS encoding dTDP-4-dehydrorhamnose 3,5-epimerase family protein — translation MSRIHGVEVRDLQVNTDERGHLVEVFRDDWELYDPEPAMSYYSLSYPGVIRAWHRHLRGQVDHFICPQGRIKVGIYDDRDDSPTQGEVNKFIIGEHNQRAIRIPGDCWHGFKVVGNEQAILLNFPTNLYDYDDPDEERLPPHTDQIPLDWEEQPH, via the coding sequence ATGAGTCGAATCCACGGCGTCGAAGTTCGTGATTTGCAGGTCAACACCGACGAACGCGGTCACCTCGTCGAGGTGTTCCGAGACGACTGGGAGTTGTACGATCCAGAGCCGGCTATGTCGTACTACTCGCTGAGTTACCCCGGTGTCATCAGGGCGTGGCACCGTCACCTTCGCGGACAGGTTGACCACTTCATCTGTCCACAGGGCCGCATCAAGGTCGGCATCTACGACGACAGAGATGACTCGCCGACACAAGGAGAGGTAAACAAATTCATCATCGGCGAACACAACCAGCGGGCCATACGGATCCCTGGTGACTGCTGGCACGGGTTCAAAGTCGTCGGCAACGAGCAGGCGATTCTGCTGAACTTCCCGACTAACCTCTACGATTATGATGACCCTGATGAAGAACGGTTGCCACCGCATACGGATCAGATTCCTCTCGACTGGGAGGAGCAACCACACTAA
- a CDS encoding carbohydrate-binding protein: protein MARESQDQSDTEDSIRVSRRDCLKLAGASLAVSTPILNEARSPQVPETTEMAAFGYGGQQVFEQQGSVTRSAFSGSVQQLTAVSESEPNDEQATADTVEVGSTVTAELAEAEVDWYAFDADKDQSVVSELDRESADGVTALMLYDSEGKYVDLEYVGTDQPSRVELDSAPSAGTYFVQVVDIQSGAGAYTLAITEKGNATPTSTPTPTPTETPTPTPTPTPEQRPYYSTVRDGTNRIEAEEYDEGGEGVAYHDTDETNTGGQYREEGVDIEETTDDNGYNVGWVEDGEWLEYTITLPAGTYDFEARVAGWTSDESLRVLLDGTELGTVEVPNTGGYQNWTTVTLTGVSVETEGEQILRIEALGGDMNINWTRFVPQTTPTPTPTETPSPTPTETPTLTPTQTPTETPTPTETPTPTETPLPTVTPTPTPTSKFGTQGYGEYGYGGVKK from the coding sequence ATGGCACGCGAATCTCAAGACCAGTCGGACACCGAGGACAGTATCCGCGTGAGTAGACGCGACTGCCTGAAGCTCGCTGGCGCGTCTCTAGCGGTATCCACACCGATACTCAACGAGGCACGATCCCCACAGGTTCCAGAAACAACTGAGATGGCTGCGTTCGGATACGGCGGACAACAGGTGTTCGAACAGCAGGGCTCGGTGACTAGAAGCGCGTTCTCAGGATCGGTACAGCAACTGACTGCTGTCAGTGAGTCCGAACCGAACGATGAGCAGGCGACCGCGGACACGGTCGAGGTCGGATCCACGGTAACCGCCGAACTCGCCGAAGCAGAGGTCGATTGGTACGCGTTCGACGCGGACAAAGACCAGTCGGTCGTCTCGGAACTTGATCGGGAGTCGGCGGATGGCGTTACGGCGCTGATGCTGTACGACTCGGAGGGAAAGTACGTCGACCTCGAATACGTCGGAACCGACCAGCCGAGTCGTGTTGAACTCGATTCGGCTCCTTCAGCTGGGACGTACTTCGTTCAGGTGGTCGATATTCAGTCCGGCGCAGGGGCGTACACACTCGCGATCACAGAGAAGGGCAACGCCACCCCGACTTCAACGCCGACCCCAACGCCAACTGAAACACCCACACCGACGCCCACGCCAACCCCCGAACAGCGTCCGTACTATAGCACTGTCCGAGACGGCACGAACCGGATCGAAGCAGAGGAGTACGACGAGGGTGGTGAAGGGGTCGCGTACCACGATACCGACGAGACGAACACGGGTGGACAGTACAGAGAGGAGGGGGTAGATATTGAGGAGACGACCGACGACAACGGGTACAACGTCGGGTGGGTCGAAGATGGTGAGTGGCTCGAGTACACGATCACTCTCCCAGCTGGCACGTACGACTTCGAGGCCCGCGTCGCCGGGTGGACATCTGATGAAAGCCTCCGCGTGTTACTGGACGGAACAGAACTCGGGACAGTTGAGGTTCCCAATACCGGGGGATACCAGAACTGGACGACAGTGACGTTGACAGGTGTCTCGGTCGAGACCGAGGGCGAACAGATCCTTCGGATTGAGGCCCTTGGTGGTGATATGAACATCAACTGGACAAGGTTCGTTCCGCAGACGACACCGACGCCGACTCCGACTGAAACACCGTCACCGACGCCGACGGAAACTCCCACGCTGACGCCCACTCAAACACCGACCGAGACGCCGACCCCGACTGAGACGCCAACGCCAACTGAGACACCTCTTCCAACCGTAACACCCACGCCGACACCCACGAGCAAATTTGGCACTCAGGGATACGGTGAATACGGGTACGGAGGGGTAAAAAAGTAG
- a CDS encoding PIN domain-containing protein, with protein MRVLDTTFLIDYDDGVIDTKEYLLDHADDEFILPSVVLTEFLLGDVHSTAPTDLAAMQRNVSWADIYEICEQTAVTAAEVADDIGPRGPQLTAIDALVAAVARDVGGTVVSNDRDLTHSETKKVVTVDEYR; from the coding sequence ATGAGAGTTCTCGACACGACGTTTTTGATCGACTACGACGACGGCGTGATTGACACCAAAGAGTACCTGCTCGATCACGCCGACGACGAATTTATACTCCCGTCGGTAGTCCTCACCGAGTTCCTTCTTGGGGACGTCCACAGCACGGCTCCGACCGATCTGGCTGCGATGCAACGGAACGTTTCGTGGGCCGATATCTATGAGATTTGCGAACAGACGGCAGTGACGGCAGCTGAGGTCGCAGACGATATCGGTCCACGGGGACCCCAACTCACTGCGATCGATGCTCTTGTGGCGGCCGTCGCACGCGACGTCGGAGGGACCGTCGTCTCGAACGACCGGGATCTCACCCATTCCGAGACGAAGAAGGTAGTTACTGTCGACGAATACCGTTGA
- a CDS encoding antitoxin VapB family protein encodes MGSADDHIRVSKRVKKMLDRRKREGESYNDVMERVLSDDRDLLAGFGAGKGTDRPEKMREVHEDGKKESATNIEQLAQGRSE; translated from the coding sequence ATGGGGAGTGCAGACGACCACATCCGAGTGAGCAAGCGGGTAAAAAAGATGCTCGATCGGCGGAAGCGAGAGGGTGAGAGCTACAACGACGTGATGGAGCGCGTTCTTTCGGACGATCGAGACCTCCTCGCAGGCTTCGGTGCGGGCAAAGGAACTGACCGTCCGGAGAAAATGCGCGAGGTGCACGAAGATGGAAAGAAGGAGTCGGCAACGAATATCGAGCAACTGGCCCAGGGCCGCTCCGAATGA